Proteins co-encoded in one Planctomycetota bacterium genomic window:
- a CDS encoding CTP synthase — translation MNSQDLLASTGHAQDETEFYTPLPEGYVRGKTKYVVVVGTVISGLGKGIFASSLAKLLKDKKLTVAPIKMEGYLNIDSGTLNPFRHGEVFVLDDGMETDMDLGTYERLLDQNLGGENFTTNGQVLSAVLKKEREGGYLGRDVQVIPHVVGEVKLKLRELAVKSQADVVFVEIGGTVGDYENSFYLEACRQLAYEEGENAVMFVALTYVLQPNALGEQKSKAAQLGIKRLMELGIMPQIVACRGRRPINEKVRQKISMYTNVPMRRVFSMHDLDSIYLVPEALRGAGLDREVMTHLDLHERADVLHEDEQRALWKRYVDAIGMEREKKLKVAVTGKYTSVRDAYASIIKAIEHCEVHTGISVELEWIDTTNITDKNVAARLKGMHGIIVPGGFGARGTEGKIACIKYARENKLPYLGICLGFQMAVIEYARNVAGLPDADSTEFSRDSSCPVIDILPEQKQIEGLGGNMRLGGKDIDVTPSSLAAELFERKLDENNRIRLRFRHRYEVDPKYIEQLTKAGLIFSGKHPHQPIMQILELPRSEHPYFVGTQAHPEMTSRPLDPSPLFLGLVKAAEKYAAAKPAAKVSV, via the coding sequence ATGAACAGCCAAGACCTCCTCGCATCGACCGGTCACGCCCAGGATGAGACCGAGTTCTACACGCCGCTGCCCGAGGGGTATGTGCGTGGCAAGACCAAGTACGTCGTGGTCGTCGGCACCGTCATCAGCGGCTTGGGCAAGGGCATCTTCGCCTCGTCGCTGGCGAAGTTGCTCAAGGACAAGAAGCTCACCGTCGCGCCGATCAAGATGGAGGGTTACCTCAACATCGACTCGGGCACATTGAACCCCTTCCGCCACGGCGAGGTGTTCGTGCTGGACGACGGCATGGAAACCGACATGGACCTGGGCACCTACGAGCGCCTGCTCGACCAGAACCTCGGCGGCGAAAACTTCACCACCAACGGCCAGGTGCTCAGTGCCGTGCTCAAGAAGGAACGCGAGGGCGGGTACCTCGGACGCGACGTGCAGGTCATCCCGCACGTCGTCGGCGAGGTGAAGTTGAAACTCCGCGAACTCGCCGTCAAGAGTCAGGCCGACGTCGTTTTCGTCGAGATCGGTGGCACCGTCGGCGACTACGAGAACTCCTTCTACCTCGAAGCTTGCCGACAACTCGCTTACGAAGAAGGCGAGAACGCGGTGATGTTTGTCGCGCTCACGTACGTCCTCCAGCCCAACGCGCTCGGTGAGCAGAAGTCCAAGGCGGCGCAGCTCGGTATCAAACGCCTCATGGAACTGGGCATCATGCCCCAGATCGTCGCCTGCCGCGGCCGTCGGCCGATCAACGAGAAGGTCCGGCAGAAGATCAGCATGTACACGAACGTCCCGATGCGGCGCGTGTTCAGCATGCACGATCTCGACAGCATCTACCTCGTGCCCGAGGCGCTACGCGGTGCAGGGCTGGACCGTGAGGTGATGACCCACCTCGATCTGCACGAACGGGCCGACGTGCTGCATGAAGACGAGCAGCGTGCGCTGTGGAAGCGCTACGTCGACGCGATCGGGATGGAGCGTGAGAAGAAACTCAAGGTCGCCGTCACCGGTAAGTACACGTCCGTTCGCGACGCTTACGCCTCGATCATCAAGGCCATCGAGCACTGCGAAGTCCACACCGGCATCAGCGTCGAGCTCGAGTGGATCGACACGACCAACATCACCGACAAGAACGTCGCCGCCCGGCTCAAGGGCATGCACGGCATCATCGTCCCCGGCGGCTTTGGCGCGCGTGGCACCGAGGGCAAGATCGCTTGCATCAAATACGCCCGGGAAAACAAGCTGCCGTACCTCGGGATCTGTCTCGGCTTCCAGATGGCAGTGATCGAATATGCCCGCAACGTCGCGGGGTTGCCCGATGCCGACTCGACCGAGTTCAGCCGTGATTCCAGCTGCCCGGTCATCGACATCCTTCCCGAGCAAAAGCAGATCGAGGGGCTCGGCGGCAACATGCGGCTCGGCGGGAAGGACATCGACGTCACGCCCAGCTCGCTCGCCGCCGAACTCTTTGAGCGCAAGCTCGACGAGAACAATCGAATCCGCTTGCGCTTCCGCCACCGCTACGAGGTGGACCCGAAGTACATCGAACAGCTGACCAAAGCTGGCCTGATCTTCAGCGGCAAGCACCCGCACCAGCCGATCATGCAGATCCTCGAACTGCCGCGGTCCGAGCACCCGTACTTTGTCGGCACTCAGGCCCACCCGGAAATGACCAGTCGTCCGCTCGACCCGAGCCCGTTGTTCCTGGGATTGGTGAAAGCGGCCGAGAAGTACGCGGCGGCGAAGCCCGCGG